In Hermetia illucens chromosome 5, iHerIll2.2.curated.20191125, whole genome shotgun sequence, a single window of DNA contains:
- the LOC119656883 gene encoding cytosolic endo-beta-N-acetylglucosaminidase-like isoform X2, translating to MSFKLQRAAHPIKTNQDLWEFEVKSHDLFWPRYIKTAQIRGQTRFLGSEYDSLGAVDTSDPAVSKRQVLVCHDMMGNYREDRKYGTSTKWDDYRFYHWSGVNYFCYFSHFYVTIPPATWINAAHQHGVSVLGTFLTENRDGAKRLREVLEDSETVDKTVDSLVKMCEHFCFEGYLINIECPVEPEKVQTLLYFVRSLTEKIHRNIHKGVVFWYDATDENGKLDWKNELNEHNRCFFNSCDGILINYNWRDEHLENTKNQCNDNPVKVFMGLDVFGRGQLGEMKTAETMSRVVPYNYSVNIFAPGWTYESNGSEFNIDLNAKQGSDKLNYLFMKRNDKFWSLLWEHMPTIAYKKLPFYTDFCVGSGKFSFFMTIKDDRKFFDLSKQSLQPSVPLYGRARYHFEDAVDGGSCLQILQSRKGFRLFATEFQVEKTLVLGFASKGKTAPPQLDCLLEIEGIDSTGICEIVCGNYPAYKAKKGVIFMPRIRSNNTYKITKFLNELDQSVQLPYTLLNGWIVQYFIVSFDQPVMVRDIGIFWRADEEEMYNDNYLGAIYFHAGHLPVEGIDEIHIQDYLVN from the exons TACAACGCGCAGCACATCCAATAAAAACCAATCAAGATCTATGGGAATTTGAGGTCAAAAGTCACGATCTATTCTGGCCACGATATATAAAGACAGCACAAATTCGCGGACAAACTAGATTTTTAGGTAGTGAATATGACTCGCTAGGAGCTGTCGACACCTCAGATCCCGCCGTTTCGAAACGCCAGGTTTTAGTATGTCACGATATGATGGGAAACTACAGAGAGGATAG GAAATATGGAACGTCGACGAAATGGGATGACTATCGCTTTTATCATTGGAGCGGAGTCAATTACTTCTGCTATTTCAGTCATTTTTATGTTACAATTCCACCTGCCACATGGATAAATGCAGCTCATCAACATGGCGTTTCAGTTCTAG GAACCTTTTTAACCGAAAATCGCGATGGAGCAAAACGTTTGCGAGAGGTACTGGAAGATTCGGAAACCGTGGACAAAACAGTTGATTCGTTAGTCAAAATGTGTGAGCATTTCTGTTTCGAGGGATACCTTATTAATATTGAGTGTCCTGTTGAACCAGAAAAAGTTCAAACGTTGCT ctACTTTGTTCGATCTCTGACCGAAAAAATCCACCGTAACATCCACAAAGGAGTTGTATTTTGGTACGACGCAACTGATGAGAACGGGAAACTAGACTGGAAAAATGAGCTAAACGAGCACAATCGTTGCTTCTTCAATTCCTGCGACGGCATTCTAATCAACTACAATTGGCGTGACGAACACTTAGAAAACACTAAAAATCAATGCAACGACAACCCAGTGAAGGTTTTCATGGGTCTTGATGTGTTCGGTCGCGGACAACTCGGCGAGATGAAAACCGCCGAAACAATGAGTCGTGTCGTGCCTTACAATTATTCAGTGAACATTTTCGCTCCCGGTTGGACATATGAGTCAAACGGTTCCGAGTTTAATATTGACTTAAACGCAAAACAAGGAAGcgataaattaaattatttattcatgAAGCGCAATGATAAATTCTGGTCATTGTTATGGGAGCATATGCCAACGATAGCGTATAAGAAGCTTCCATTCTATACGGACTTTTGCGTAGGAagtggaaaattttcatttttcatgacAATTAAAGATGATAGAAAGTTTTTCGACTTGTCCAAACAGTCTCTTCAACCATCCGTTCCGCTTTATGGTAGGGCGAGATACCATTTTGAAGATGCCGTTGATGGAGGATCATGCCTCCAAATTTTGCAGTCTCGAAAAGGTTTTCGACTATTCGCTACAGAGTTCCAAGTAGAGAAAACTCTTGTTCTGGGATTCGCATCTAAAGGAAAAACAGCACCGCCACAACTCGATTGTCTCCTTGAGATTGAAGGTATCGATTCTACTGGTATTTGTGAAATCGTTTGTGGCAACTATCCTGCTTATAAGGCGAAGAAAGGTGTAATATTCATGCCTCGCATTCGAAGTAATAACACCTATAAAATTACCAAGTTTTTGAATGAATTAGATCAGTCCGTACAGTTACCATACACATTATTAAACGGTTGGATAGTGCAATATTTCATTGTTAGCTTTGACCAACCCGTTATGGTTAGAGATATTGGAATATTTTGGCGAGCCGACGAGGAGGAAATGTATAATGACAACTACTTAGGGGCTATTTATTTTCATGCTGGCCACTTGCCCGTAGAAGGTATCGATGAAATTCATATTCAGGACTACCTTGTAAATTGA
- the LOC119656883 gene encoding cytosolic endo-beta-N-acetylglucosaminidase-like isoform X1 — MNIMDEELQRAAHPIKTNQDLWEFEVKSHDLFWPRYIKTAQIRGQTRFLGSEYDSLGAVDTSDPAVSKRQVLVCHDMMGNYREDRKYGTSTKWDDYRFYHWSGVNYFCYFSHFYVTIPPATWINAAHQHGVSVLGTFLTENRDGAKRLREVLEDSETVDKTVDSLVKMCEHFCFEGYLINIECPVEPEKVQTLLYFVRSLTEKIHRNIHKGVVFWYDATDENGKLDWKNELNEHNRCFFNSCDGILINYNWRDEHLENTKNQCNDNPVKVFMGLDVFGRGQLGEMKTAETMSRVVPYNYSVNIFAPGWTYESNGSEFNIDLNAKQGSDKLNYLFMKRNDKFWSLLWEHMPTIAYKKLPFYTDFCVGSGKFSFFMTIKDDRKFFDLSKQSLQPSVPLYGRARYHFEDAVDGGSCLQILQSRKGFRLFATEFQVEKTLVLGFASKGKTAPPQLDCLLEIEGIDSTGICEIVCGNYPAYKAKKGVIFMPRIRSNNTYKITKFLNELDQSVQLPYTLLNGWIVQYFIVSFDQPVMVRDIGIFWRADEEEMYNDNYLGAIYFHAGHLPVEGIDEIHIQDYLVN; from the exons TACAACGCGCAGCACATCCAATAAAAACCAATCAAGATCTATGGGAATTTGAGGTCAAAAGTCACGATCTATTCTGGCCACGATATATAAAGACAGCACAAATTCGCGGACAAACTAGATTTTTAGGTAGTGAATATGACTCGCTAGGAGCTGTCGACACCTCAGATCCCGCCGTTTCGAAACGCCAGGTTTTAGTATGTCACGATATGATGGGAAACTACAGAGAGGATAG GAAATATGGAACGTCGACGAAATGGGATGACTATCGCTTTTATCATTGGAGCGGAGTCAATTACTTCTGCTATTTCAGTCATTTTTATGTTACAATTCCACCTGCCACATGGATAAATGCAGCTCATCAACATGGCGTTTCAGTTCTAG GAACCTTTTTAACCGAAAATCGCGATGGAGCAAAACGTTTGCGAGAGGTACTGGAAGATTCGGAAACCGTGGACAAAACAGTTGATTCGTTAGTCAAAATGTGTGAGCATTTCTGTTTCGAGGGATACCTTATTAATATTGAGTGTCCTGTTGAACCAGAAAAAGTTCAAACGTTGCT ctACTTTGTTCGATCTCTGACCGAAAAAATCCACCGTAACATCCACAAAGGAGTTGTATTTTGGTACGACGCAACTGATGAGAACGGGAAACTAGACTGGAAAAATGAGCTAAACGAGCACAATCGTTGCTTCTTCAATTCCTGCGACGGCATTCTAATCAACTACAATTGGCGTGACGAACACTTAGAAAACACTAAAAATCAATGCAACGACAACCCAGTGAAGGTTTTCATGGGTCTTGATGTGTTCGGTCGCGGACAACTCGGCGAGATGAAAACCGCCGAAACAATGAGTCGTGTCGTGCCTTACAATTATTCAGTGAACATTTTCGCTCCCGGTTGGACATATGAGTCAAACGGTTCCGAGTTTAATATTGACTTAAACGCAAAACAAGGAAGcgataaattaaattatttattcatgAAGCGCAATGATAAATTCTGGTCATTGTTATGGGAGCATATGCCAACGATAGCGTATAAGAAGCTTCCATTCTATACGGACTTTTGCGTAGGAagtggaaaattttcatttttcatgacAATTAAAGATGATAGAAAGTTTTTCGACTTGTCCAAACAGTCTCTTCAACCATCCGTTCCGCTTTATGGTAGGGCGAGATACCATTTTGAAGATGCCGTTGATGGAGGATCATGCCTCCAAATTTTGCAGTCTCGAAAAGGTTTTCGACTATTCGCTACAGAGTTCCAAGTAGAGAAAACTCTTGTTCTGGGATTCGCATCTAAAGGAAAAACAGCACCGCCACAACTCGATTGTCTCCTTGAGATTGAAGGTATCGATTCTACTGGTATTTGTGAAATCGTTTGTGGCAACTATCCTGCTTATAAGGCGAAGAAAGGTGTAATATTCATGCCTCGCATTCGAAGTAATAACACCTATAAAATTACCAAGTTTTTGAATGAATTAGATCAGTCCGTACAGTTACCATACACATTATTAAACGGTTGGATAGTGCAATATTTCATTGTTAGCTTTGACCAACCCGTTATGGTTAGAGATATTGGAATATTTTGGCGAGCCGACGAGGAGGAAATGTATAATGACAACTACTTAGGGGCTATTTATTTTCATGCTGGCCACTTGCCCGTAGAAGGTATCGATGAAATTCATATTCAGGACTACCTTGTAAATTGA
- the LOC119656883 gene encoding cytosolic endo-beta-N-acetylglucosaminidase-like isoform X3, whose product MMGNYREDRKYGTSTKWDDYRFYHWSGVNYFCYFSHFYVTIPPATWINAAHQHGVSVLGTFLTENRDGAKRLREVLEDSETVDKTVDSLVKMCEHFCFEGYLINIECPVEPEKVQTLLYFVRSLTEKIHRNIHKGVVFWYDATDENGKLDWKNELNEHNRCFFNSCDGILINYNWRDEHLENTKNQCNDNPVKVFMGLDVFGRGQLGEMKTAETMSRVVPYNYSVNIFAPGWTYESNGSEFNIDLNAKQGSDKLNYLFMKRNDKFWSLLWEHMPTIAYKKLPFYTDFCVGSGKFSFFMTIKDDRKFFDLSKQSLQPSVPLYGRARYHFEDAVDGGSCLQILQSRKGFRLFATEFQVEKTLVLGFASKGKTAPPQLDCLLEIEGIDSTGICEIVCGNYPAYKAKKGVIFMPRIRSNNTYKITKFLNELDQSVQLPYTLLNGWIVQYFIVSFDQPVMVRDIGIFWRADEEEMYNDNYLGAIYFHAGHLPVEGIDEIHIQDYLVN is encoded by the exons ATGATGGGAAACTACAGAGAGGATAG GAAATATGGAACGTCGACGAAATGGGATGACTATCGCTTTTATCATTGGAGCGGAGTCAATTACTTCTGCTATTTCAGTCATTTTTATGTTACAATTCCACCTGCCACATGGATAAATGCAGCTCATCAACATGGCGTTTCAGTTCTAG GAACCTTTTTAACCGAAAATCGCGATGGAGCAAAACGTTTGCGAGAGGTACTGGAAGATTCGGAAACCGTGGACAAAACAGTTGATTCGTTAGTCAAAATGTGTGAGCATTTCTGTTTCGAGGGATACCTTATTAATATTGAGTGTCCTGTTGAACCAGAAAAAGTTCAAACGTTGCT ctACTTTGTTCGATCTCTGACCGAAAAAATCCACCGTAACATCCACAAAGGAGTTGTATTTTGGTACGACGCAACTGATGAGAACGGGAAACTAGACTGGAAAAATGAGCTAAACGAGCACAATCGTTGCTTCTTCAATTCCTGCGACGGCATTCTAATCAACTACAATTGGCGTGACGAACACTTAGAAAACACTAAAAATCAATGCAACGACAACCCAGTGAAGGTTTTCATGGGTCTTGATGTGTTCGGTCGCGGACAACTCGGCGAGATGAAAACCGCCGAAACAATGAGTCGTGTCGTGCCTTACAATTATTCAGTGAACATTTTCGCTCCCGGTTGGACATATGAGTCAAACGGTTCCGAGTTTAATATTGACTTAAACGCAAAACAAGGAAGcgataaattaaattatttattcatgAAGCGCAATGATAAATTCTGGTCATTGTTATGGGAGCATATGCCAACGATAGCGTATAAGAAGCTTCCATTCTATACGGACTTTTGCGTAGGAagtggaaaattttcatttttcatgacAATTAAAGATGATAGAAAGTTTTTCGACTTGTCCAAACAGTCTCTTCAACCATCCGTTCCGCTTTATGGTAGGGCGAGATACCATTTTGAAGATGCCGTTGATGGAGGATCATGCCTCCAAATTTTGCAGTCTCGAAAAGGTTTTCGACTATTCGCTACAGAGTTCCAAGTAGAGAAAACTCTTGTTCTGGGATTCGCATCTAAAGGAAAAACAGCACCGCCACAACTCGATTGTCTCCTTGAGATTGAAGGTATCGATTCTACTGGTATTTGTGAAATCGTTTGTGGCAACTATCCTGCTTATAAGGCGAAGAAAGGTGTAATATTCATGCCTCGCATTCGAAGTAATAACACCTATAAAATTACCAAGTTTTTGAATGAATTAGATCAGTCCGTACAGTTACCATACACATTATTAAACGGTTGGATAGTGCAATATTTCATTGTTAGCTTTGACCAACCCGTTATGGTTAGAGATATTGGAATATTTTGGCGAGCCGACGAGGAGGAAATGTATAATGACAACTACTTAGGGGCTATTTATTTTCATGCTGGCCACTTGCCCGTAGAAGGTATCGATGAAATTCATATTCAGGACTACCTTGTAAATTGA
- the LOC119656883 gene encoding cytosolic endo-beta-N-acetylglucosaminidase-like isoform X4 — MKYGTSTKWDDYRFYHWSGVNYFCYFSHFYVTIPPATWINAAHQHGVSVLGTFLTENRDGAKRLREVLEDSETVDKTVDSLVKMCEHFCFEGYLINIECPVEPEKVQTLLYFVRSLTEKIHRNIHKGVVFWYDATDENGKLDWKNELNEHNRCFFNSCDGILINYNWRDEHLENTKNQCNDNPVKVFMGLDVFGRGQLGEMKTAETMSRVVPYNYSVNIFAPGWTYESNGSEFNIDLNAKQGSDKLNYLFMKRNDKFWSLLWEHMPTIAYKKLPFYTDFCVGSGKFSFFMTIKDDRKFFDLSKQSLQPSVPLYGRARYHFEDAVDGGSCLQILQSRKGFRLFATEFQVEKTLVLGFASKGKTAPPQLDCLLEIEGIDSTGICEIVCGNYPAYKAKKGVIFMPRIRSNNTYKITKFLNELDQSVQLPYTLLNGWIVQYFIVSFDQPVMVRDIGIFWRADEEEMYNDNYLGAIYFHAGHLPVEGIDEIHIQDYLVN, encoded by the exons AT GAAATATGGAACGTCGACGAAATGGGATGACTATCGCTTTTATCATTGGAGCGGAGTCAATTACTTCTGCTATTTCAGTCATTTTTATGTTACAATTCCACCTGCCACATGGATAAATGCAGCTCATCAACATGGCGTTTCAGTTCTAG GAACCTTTTTAACCGAAAATCGCGATGGAGCAAAACGTTTGCGAGAGGTACTGGAAGATTCGGAAACCGTGGACAAAACAGTTGATTCGTTAGTCAAAATGTGTGAGCATTTCTGTTTCGAGGGATACCTTATTAATATTGAGTGTCCTGTTGAACCAGAAAAAGTTCAAACGTTGCT ctACTTTGTTCGATCTCTGACCGAAAAAATCCACCGTAACATCCACAAAGGAGTTGTATTTTGGTACGACGCAACTGATGAGAACGGGAAACTAGACTGGAAAAATGAGCTAAACGAGCACAATCGTTGCTTCTTCAATTCCTGCGACGGCATTCTAATCAACTACAATTGGCGTGACGAACACTTAGAAAACACTAAAAATCAATGCAACGACAACCCAGTGAAGGTTTTCATGGGTCTTGATGTGTTCGGTCGCGGACAACTCGGCGAGATGAAAACCGCCGAAACAATGAGTCGTGTCGTGCCTTACAATTATTCAGTGAACATTTTCGCTCCCGGTTGGACATATGAGTCAAACGGTTCCGAGTTTAATATTGACTTAAACGCAAAACAAGGAAGcgataaattaaattatttattcatgAAGCGCAATGATAAATTCTGGTCATTGTTATGGGAGCATATGCCAACGATAGCGTATAAGAAGCTTCCATTCTATACGGACTTTTGCGTAGGAagtggaaaattttcatttttcatgacAATTAAAGATGATAGAAAGTTTTTCGACTTGTCCAAACAGTCTCTTCAACCATCCGTTCCGCTTTATGGTAGGGCGAGATACCATTTTGAAGATGCCGTTGATGGAGGATCATGCCTCCAAATTTTGCAGTCTCGAAAAGGTTTTCGACTATTCGCTACAGAGTTCCAAGTAGAGAAAACTCTTGTTCTGGGATTCGCATCTAAAGGAAAAACAGCACCGCCACAACTCGATTGTCTCCTTGAGATTGAAGGTATCGATTCTACTGGTATTTGTGAAATCGTTTGTGGCAACTATCCTGCTTATAAGGCGAAGAAAGGTGTAATATTCATGCCTCGCATTCGAAGTAATAACACCTATAAAATTACCAAGTTTTTGAATGAATTAGATCAGTCCGTACAGTTACCATACACATTATTAAACGGTTGGATAGTGCAATATTTCATTGTTAGCTTTGACCAACCCGTTATGGTTAGAGATATTGGAATATTTTGGCGAGCCGACGAGGAGGAAATGTATAATGACAACTACTTAGGGGCTATTTATTTTCATGCTGGCCACTTGCCCGTAGAAGGTATCGATGAAATTCATATTCAGGACTACCTTGTAAATTGA